From Longimicrobium sp., the proteins below share one genomic window:
- a CDS encoding DNA topoisomerase (ATP-hydrolyzing), with product MIATTQRQRVLPRLIEEEMRESFLDYSMSVIVQRALPDVRDGLKPVHRRILYAMYEAGLTPTRPYKKSATVVGDVLGKYHPHGDTAVYDSLVRMAQEFALRYPLVDGQGNFGSIDGDNAAAYRYTEARLSPLALELLADIDRDTVDFAPNFDDRLQEPRVLPARAPNLLVNGSSGIAVGMSTNIPPHNLGEVVAAALHLLDHPGCGLDDLMAHLPGPDFPTGGIIVGTAGIRDAYTKGRGRVVMRARVYKESRRNGREQLVVTEIPYGTNKSRIIEQVAELTRAGRMGDVTDLRDESDRDGIRIVLELKRGADAVKVLNQLFKWTALQSTFGVIALALDHGVPREFGLKPILERWRDHRVQVVVRRSRWELEKARDEAHVLRGLMVALGRIEEVVRIIRSSRTRESAAHKLEKELKLDSRQSDAILAMRLSRLTQLESKELRERLDELEARIVELEAILASPEKQLDLIRAELRELADRYADPRRTKIFENEKAVKLEDMLAAEHVVVTVSREGYVRQIPMAVYQRSMTAGKRIALDKYEDDYVERAFVASTDDTLLVFSTDGRAYGLTVRDVPEAGLTSRGKAVGQLFDMGKKAGVAGVFVVSEFRADRSLLFVTAEG from the coding sequence ATGATCGCCACCACGCAGCGCCAGCGAGTCCTCCCCCGCCTCATCGAAGAGGAGATGCGGGAGTCCTTCCTGGACTACTCGATGAGCGTGATCGTGCAGCGGGCGCTGCCGGACGTGCGCGACGGCCTCAAGCCCGTGCACCGCCGCATCCTCTACGCGATGTACGAGGCGGGGCTCACCCCCACGCGGCCGTACAAGAAGAGCGCGACCGTGGTCGGCGACGTGCTGGGCAAGTACCACCCGCACGGCGACACGGCCGTCTACGACTCGCTGGTGCGCATGGCGCAGGAGTTCGCGCTGCGCTATCCGCTGGTGGACGGGCAGGGGAACTTCGGCTCCATCGACGGCGACAACGCCGCCGCCTACCGCTACACCGAGGCGCGCCTCTCGCCGCTCGCGCTGGAGCTGCTGGCCGACATCGACCGCGACACGGTCGACTTCGCGCCCAACTTCGACGACCGGCTGCAGGAGCCGCGCGTCCTCCCCGCGCGCGCACCCAACCTCCTGGTCAACGGCTCCAGCGGCATCGCGGTGGGGATGAGCACCAACATCCCCCCCCACAACCTGGGCGAGGTCGTCGCCGCCGCCCTCCATCTCCTCGACCACCCGGGGTGCGGCCTCGACGACCTGATGGCGCACCTGCCGGGGCCCGACTTTCCCACCGGCGGCATCATCGTGGGCACGGCGGGGATCCGCGACGCGTACACCAAGGGGCGCGGCCGCGTGGTGATGCGCGCGCGCGTCTACAAGGAAAGCCGCCGCAACGGCCGCGAGCAGCTGGTGGTGACGGAGATCCCGTACGGGACCAACAAGAGCCGCATCATCGAGCAGGTGGCCGAGCTCACCCGCGCCGGGCGGATGGGCGACGTGACCGACCTGCGCGACGAGAGCGACCGCGACGGCATCCGCATCGTGCTGGAGCTGAAGCGCGGCGCCGACGCGGTGAAGGTGCTCAACCAGCTCTTCAAGTGGACGGCCCTGCAGAGCACCTTCGGGGTGATCGCGCTGGCGCTGGACCACGGCGTGCCGCGCGAGTTCGGGCTCAAGCCCATCCTGGAGCGCTGGCGCGACCACCGCGTGCAGGTCGTCGTCCGCCGCAGCCGCTGGGAGCTGGAGAAGGCGCGCGACGAGGCGCACGTGCTGCGCGGGCTGATGGTGGCGCTGGGCCGGATCGAGGAGGTGGTGCGGATCATCCGCTCCTCCCGCACGCGCGAGAGCGCCGCGCACAAGCTGGAGAAGGAGCTCAAGCTCGACTCTCGGCAGAGCGACGCCATCCTGGCCATGCGCCTCTCGCGGCTGACGCAGCTGGAGAGCAAGGAGCTGCGCGAGCGGCTGGATGAGCTGGAGGCGCGCATCGTCGAGCTCGAGGCGATCCTCGCCAGCCCGGAGAAGCAGCTGGACCTGATCCGCGCGGAGCTGCGCGAGCTGGCCGACCGCTACGCGGATCCGCGGCGGACGAAGATCTTCGAGAACGAGAAGGCGGTGAAGCTGGAGGACATGCTCGCGGCCGAGCACGTGGTCGTCACCGTCAGCCGCGAGGGGTACGTCCGCCAGATCCCCATGGCCGTGTACCAGCGCAGCATGACGGCCGGCAAGCGGATCGCGCTGGACAAGTACGAAGACGACTACGTGGAGCGCGCCTTCGTGGCCAGCACCGACGACACGCTGCTGGTGTTCTCGACGGACGGCCGCGCGTACGGGCTGACGGTGCGTGACGTGCCCGAGGCGGGGCTCACCTCGCGCGGCAAGGCGGTGGGGCAGCTCTTCGACATGGGGAAGAAGGCGGGCGTGGCCGGCGTCTTCGTGGTCTCGGAGTTCCGCGCCGACCGCTCGCTCCTCTTCGTCACGGCGGAGGGA